A window from Exiguobacterium marinum DSM 16307 encodes these proteins:
- the gnd gene encoding phosphogluconate dehydrogenase (NAD(+)-dependent, decarboxylating) yields the protein MEIGLIGLGKMGYNLALNLSDHGHTVVGTDVGNVTSDAFSIVPTLEDVVSKLSTPRIIWAMVPAGDVTEAVLAELYERLEPGDIVIDGGNSNYKLSVARAEQFAEKEIKFFDCGTSGGTDGARNGACTMVGGDAEAWPTIEPIFKDLSVENGYLYTGPAGSGHFLKMIHNGIEYGMMQAIAEGFDILEKSPFDYDYEQVARVWNHGSVVRSWLMELTENAFKKDAKLDEIRGVMHSSGEGKWTVETALELQAAAPVIALSLMMRYRSLEDDTFSGKVVAALRNEFGGHAVVKK from the coding sequence ATGGAAATTGGTTTGATTGGTTTAGGTAAGATGGGATACAACTTGGCACTCAACTTGAGCGACCACGGACACACGGTCGTCGGGACGGACGTCGGGAATGTCACTTCGGACGCGTTCTCCATCGTGCCGACACTCGAAGATGTCGTGAGCAAGTTGTCGACACCACGTATCATCTGGGCGATGGTCCCGGCCGGAGACGTCACGGAAGCGGTGCTCGCCGAATTGTATGAGCGACTCGAGCCAGGCGACATCGTCATCGACGGCGGGAACTCGAACTACAAACTCTCGGTCGCACGCGCCGAACAGTTCGCCGAGAAAGAGATCAAATTCTTCGATTGCGGGACGAGCGGAGGCACGGACGGGGCACGAAACGGTGCCTGTACGATGGTCGGGGGTGACGCGGAGGCGTGGCCAACGATTGAACCAATCTTCAAAGATCTGTCTGTCGAGAACGGCTACTTGTATACGGGTCCTGCCGGAAGCGGTCACTTCTTGAAGATGATCCATAACGGCATCGAGTATGGGATGATGCAGGCGATTGCCGAAGGATTTGATATCTTGGAGAAGAGCCCGTTCGACTACGACTATGAACAAGTCGCACGTGTCTGGAACCACGGCTCGGTCGTCCGTTCTTGGCTCATGGAGCTCACAGAGAATGCTTTCAAGAAAGATGCGAAGCTTGATGAGATTCGTGGGGTCATGCATTCGTCCGGTGAAGGAAAATGGACGGTCGAGACAGCACTCGAACTTCAGGCAGCGGCACCGGTTATCGCCCTTTCGCTCATGATGCGCTACCGTTCACTCGAAGATGACACGTTCTCTGGAAAAGTCGTCGCCGCGCTTCGCAATGAGTTCGGTGGCCACGCGGTCGTCAAGAAGTAA
- a CDS encoding MFS transporter yields MELYRWDLNLKVRLFGEGLFNLLFWMYFPFITVYFARTLGVELAGLLMAVPPLFLLVGSLIGGSLADEIGRRPVMLAGTFSQGFLFLVFALSTNAYVDYITYISIGFMGAIYKPASSAMVADLVPTEHLRNVFATFMASNNIGAVLGPLLGAVLFFEYRQALLLGCALVLFGYGGLLAVLTSETRPVSTEKTVATTFFTQWRSYATILIDPLFRLYLIAGVFALIPIMQLDVYLPVYLIEQTPATFNVSNTVLFGWLVAYNGLLFVVFIIPVTRVFRAWDERRVLLLSTFLGGFGTFLVAFSSNIWYLLIVTTMFTFGELIRSPVSQSFVSHYAPIESRGQYLATDTLQNTIGKFLAPVTVFASGFLSPLAVFTLILLSALIGMGLYAKLFDRLNQMKVSS; encoded by the coding sequence ATGGAATTATACCGTTGGGACCTCAATCTGAAAGTCCGCTTATTCGGCGAAGGCTTATTCAACCTCTTGTTTTGGATGTACTTTCCATTCATCACCGTCTATTTCGCCCGGACGCTCGGTGTTGAGCTAGCCGGACTACTCATGGCCGTGCCACCGTTGTTCCTGCTAGTCGGCAGCTTGATTGGCGGTTCGCTTGCAGATGAGATTGGTCGCCGCCCCGTCATGCTCGCCGGGACGTTCTCACAAGGTTTCCTATTCCTCGTTTTCGCTTTATCAACGAACGCCTATGTCGATTACATCACCTACATCAGCATCGGTTTTATGGGTGCCATCTACAAACCGGCCAGCTCGGCGATGGTCGCCGACCTCGTTCCGACTGAACATTTACGGAATGTATTCGCGACGTTTATGGCTTCGAACAATATCGGTGCTGTTCTCGGTCCGCTTCTTGGTGCGGTCCTCTTTTTCGAGTATCGTCAGGCGCTCCTCCTCGGCTGCGCCCTTGTTCTTTTTGGTTACGGGGGTTTGCTCGCGGTTCTAACCAGTGAGACACGACCGGTCTCGACCGAGAAGACGGTCGCAACGACATTTTTCACCCAATGGCGGTCGTATGCGACGATTTTGATTGACCCGCTTTTTCGCCTCTATCTGATTGCTGGCGTATTCGCCTTAATCCCAATCATGCAGCTAGACGTGTATTTACCTGTCTATTTGATTGAACAAACTCCGGCCACGTTCAACGTCTCGAATACAGTCTTATTCGGCTGGCTCGTTGCATATAACGGCCTCTTGTTCGTCGTCTTCATCATTCCTGTCACACGTGTGTTTCGGGCATGGGACGAACGGCGTGTTTTACTATTGTCGACTTTCCTAGGAGGTTTCGGGACGTTTCTCGTCGCCTTCTCATCAAATATCTGGTACTTGCTCATCGTCACGACCATGTTCACGTTCGGGGAGCTGATTCGTTCTCCCGTCAGTCAGAGTTTCGTTAGTCACTATGCACCAATCGAGTCACGTGGACAATACCTCGCGACCGATACGCTCCAAAACACAATCGGCAAGTTCCTCGCACCGGTGACGGTATTTGCATCAGGATTTCTCTCCCCGCTCGCTGTGTTCACACTCATCTTGCTGTCGGCACTCATCGGTATGGGGCTGTATGCGAAGCTATTTGACAGGCTGAACCAAATGAAAGTTTCGTCTTAA